In Kordiimonas pumila, a single genomic region encodes these proteins:
- a CDS encoding TonB-dependent receptor codes for MPYNPATAEGNEDAESVGVFDEIIVTARRRSESLQDVPIAVTALTERDIARAGLEGVSDFANLVPNVTFSNSLNAGTNYLTIRGQTQSQYAAPPAAIVVDGVLTISPLQFNVDEFDLQQIEVLKGPQGAIYGRNAIAGAINLATLKPSDEFNAHFLAGYARGDEWKGKASISGAIVPGLLYALGGVSYTDRRGQVRNITTGTYSDKVEDLTARLRFVVTPSDDLELDLKYTYSDTDGRDPSFISSASGDPAISSDPLVSNRIGYNPRKLHDLSGKFSLDTSFATTTLTLAYVDIAEDIDEDLDYTTADFLAARQTQDVDGFSQELRFASNGDDKLDWLVGGYHVRSTEMRATEIYIDLFYLGLAPEPTQADFVLGSASDEYYYETWSGFGQVNYEFLPELSVSFELRYDDDSVRQVSLAEGEKQASFSKWQPKGTITYKPSSGDLTLYASIGKGYRSGDFNSSGASYGNPLIKAESATNYEVGAKSILFNGKVMLNMAVFQTDLADGQFKLFDSIGATNVGVNIDKTRIRGFEAESAVQVTENVRLNASIGYTDPKVTAFTPPTGFTGIASDYIGNRPPRTAKVTFNFGLDIDIPVTDNTYIFFRPDYRYIGGYYWDPENDYKRPAENVLNFRLGLRDLDEQWSITGYVQNALNEKITSDFQPFSNTGLPTGADVYYPPVGAVYGLELRYQF; via the coding sequence GTGCCTTATAATCCAGCTACAGCAGAAGGAAATGAAGATGCAGAGTCCGTAGGTGTCTTTGATGAAATTATTGTCACCGCACGGCGACGCAGTGAAAGTTTACAGGATGTACCAATTGCTGTTACGGCCTTGACAGAACGCGATATTGCTCGTGCTGGCCTCGAAGGCGTTAGCGATTTTGCTAATTTGGTTCCAAACGTTACCTTTAGTAATTCGTTGAATGCTGGAACTAACTACCTTACTATTCGGGGGCAAACGCAATCACAGTATGCAGCCCCTCCTGCAGCAATTGTAGTGGATGGGGTTTTAACGATTTCTCCGCTGCAGTTCAATGTTGATGAGTTTGATCTCCAGCAAATAGAAGTATTGAAAGGTCCGCAAGGGGCCATCTATGGCCGCAATGCAATTGCAGGAGCAATTAATCTTGCCACTCTGAAGCCAAGTGATGAATTTAATGCTCATTTTCTAGCTGGCTATGCTCGGGGTGATGAATGGAAAGGTAAAGCATCAATTAGTGGTGCGATTGTTCCAGGCTTGTTATATGCCCTTGGGGGGGTGTCTTACACTGATCGACGAGGTCAAGTGCGTAATATAACAACGGGGACGTATTCTGATAAAGTTGAAGACCTAACGGCGCGACTGCGTTTTGTTGTTACGCCTTCAGATGATCTGGAACTTGATTTAAAATATACTTACTCGGACACGGATGGACGGGACCCAAGCTTTATTAGTAGTGCTTCTGGAGATCCAGCAATTAGTTCCGACCCCTTGGTGAGTAACAGAATAGGCTATAACCCACGAAAGCTTCATGATCTATCAGGAAAATTCAGTCTTGATACTAGTTTTGCAACAACAACACTTACTCTCGCATATGTTGATATAGCAGAGGATATTGACGAAGACCTAGATTATACAACAGCGGACTTTCTTGCGGCAAGGCAGACACAAGATGTTGATGGCTTCTCTCAAGAATTGCGTTTTGCATCAAATGGAGATGATAAATTGGATTGGCTTGTGGGGGGGTATCATGTTCGCTCCACAGAAATGCGTGCCACTGAAATATATATTGACCTGTTTTATCTAGGTTTGGCACCAGAACCAACGCAGGCTGACTTTGTATTAGGGTCAGCAAGTGATGAATATTACTATGAAACATGGTCCGGATTTGGCCAAGTCAACTATGAGTTCCTCCCAGAGCTAAGTGTTTCCTTTGAGTTGCGCTATGATGATGATAGCGTTCGTCAAGTTTCTCTTGCTGAAGGCGAAAAACAAGCCAGTTTTTCTAAATGGCAACCAAAAGGCACTATTACTTACAAACCGTCTTCTGGCGATTTAACACTCTATGCTTCCATTGGGAAAGGGTATCGTAGTGGTGATTTTAACTCAAGTGGGGCCAGTTATGGAAACCCTTTGATAAAAGCAGAATCTGCTACTAACTATGAAGTGGGCGCAAAATCGATACTATTCAATGGTAAAGTAATGCTGAATATGGCAGTCTTTCAAACTGATTTAGCCGATGGGCAATTCAAACTCTTTGACTCTATTGGAGCCACGAATGTGGGGGTGAATATTGATAAAACTCGCATTCGAGGGTTCGAAGCAGAATCAGCAGTACAAGTTACTGAAAACGTTCGTTTAAATGCATCCATTGGTTATACAGACCCGAAAGTTACTGCTTTCACGCCGCCCACAGGTTTTACAGGTATAGCATCGGATTATATTGGTAATCGACCACCTCGCACGGCTAAAGTTACATTCAACTTTGGATTGGATATTGATATACCAGTGACAGATAATACATACATTTTCTTTCGACCTGATTACCGTTACATAGGGGGATATTACTGGGATCCTGAAAATGATTATAAACGTCCGGCTGAAAATGTTTTAAATTTTCGGCTAGGTCTGCGCGATTTAGATGAACAATGGTCTATCACGGGCTACGTGCAAAATGCATTGAATGAGAAAATCACTAGTGATTTTCAGCCTTTTAGCAATACAGGCTTACCAACAGGTGCAGATGTTTATTATCCCCCAGTCGGTGCGGTTTATGGCTTAGAACTGAGGTATCAGTTCTAA
- a CDS encoding 2Fe-2S iron-sulfur cluster-binding protein: MISNITNAISLNIVESDIEKTVLGEKDESLLEALQRANVPVAAICGGQMSCGTCHVLLQPYNTKEEFKSPDAEEEMLLEDSCYYMQGQSRLACQIKVDKQLSKYKIVIVQE, from the coding sequence ATGATTAGTAATATTACCAATGCCATCTCACTTAATATTGTTGAGTCCGATATAGAAAAAACTGTCCTTGGTGAAAAGGATGAAAGTTTGTTGGAGGCTCTGCAACGCGCTAATGTTCCAGTTGCTGCTATATGTGGGGGGCAAATGAGTTGTGGTACATGCCATGTTTTACTTCAGCCTTATAATACAAAGGAGGAGTTTAAAAGCCCAGACGCTGAAGAGGAAATGCTCCTAGAAGATAGCTGTTATTATATGCAAGGACAGTCACGGCTAGCTTGTCAAATAAAAGTAGATAAGCAATTAAGTAAGTATAAGATAGTTATAGTGCAGGAATAA
- a CDS encoding type II toxin-antitoxin system HipA family toxin produces MTSEAPTEAYVWIWLPEATEPVVAGKLEQDGDRLIFAYGKSYLARDNAIPIYEPELPLRAGTLPLLTGLKAANCIRDAAPDAWGRRVIINRKMGLKGPKADAADLSELTYLLESGSDRIGALDFQLSPKDYIPREKQAATLEKLISSAQRVEEGVPLTPELDQALFHGTALGGARPKALIDNDPVKCIAKFSASNDTYSVVKGEYIAMRLAALAGLSVAPVKLVAAADKDVLLIERFDRIHTGEGWRRRAIISALTLFELDEMMARYASYDQLAEIIRLRFTDPKPTLREMFGRLVFNILCGNTDDHARNHAAFWDGKELSLTPAYDICPQSRAGGEASQAMSILEGQNLSKLSICIEAAPRFLVEDRDAHEIIQHQVQTIRDYWGEVCDEANLTKVDRDYFWERQFLNPYAFEGTALS; encoded by the coding sequence ATGACTTCTGAAGCACCAACAGAAGCGTATGTCTGGATCTGGCTGCCTGAAGCAACCGAGCCCGTTGTTGCTGGCAAACTGGAGCAAGACGGCGACCGTTTGATCTTCGCATATGGTAAAAGCTATTTGGCGCGTGACAACGCCATCCCCATTTATGAACCTGAGCTCCCCCTCAGGGCGGGCACCCTACCATTACTGACAGGGTTAAAAGCGGCTAACTGCATCCGAGACGCGGCTCCTGACGCGTGGGGCCGCCGTGTGATCATCAACAGGAAAATGGGTCTTAAAGGGCCAAAAGCCGACGCTGCTGATCTGAGCGAATTAACCTATCTCCTCGAATCCGGATCAGACAGGATTGGCGCACTGGATTTTCAGCTGTCGCCGAAAGACTATATCCCGCGAGAGAAGCAGGCAGCTACTCTGGAAAAATTAATAAGCTCGGCCCAGAGGGTGGAAGAAGGGGTGCCTCTAACACCTGAGCTCGATCAGGCCCTGTTTCATGGAACTGCCCTTGGCGGCGCCAGGCCTAAGGCCCTAATTGATAATGACCCTGTCAAATGTATCGCAAAATTCTCCGCCAGCAACGACACCTACAGTGTGGTCAAAGGCGAGTATATTGCCATGCGCCTCGCGGCACTAGCCGGCCTATCAGTCGCACCTGTGAAGCTCGTGGCTGCTGCCGACAAGGACGTGCTTCTCATCGAACGGTTTGACCGCATTCACACAGGAGAGGGCTGGAGGCGCCGTGCCATCATTTCTGCCCTTACCCTTTTTGAGCTTGATGAAATGATGGCACGCTATGCCAGCTATGATCAACTGGCAGAGATCATCCGGCTACGCTTTACCGATCCAAAGCCAACACTCAGAGAAATGTTTGGCAGGCTTGTCTTCAATATTCTGTGTGGCAATACAGATGATCATGCACGAAACCATGCTGCTTTCTGGGACGGAAAGGAACTGTCTCTGACACCTGCCTATGACATTTGCCCGCAAAGTCGCGCAGGCGGAGAGGCTTCCCAGGCTATGAGCATTCTTGAGGGTCAGAACCTGAGCAAGTTGAGCATCTGCATTGAAGCTGCTCCTCGCTTCTTAGTGGAAGACCGAGATGCCCATGAGATCATCCAGCACCAAGTTCAGACCATTCGGGACTATTGGGGGGAAGTTTGTGACGAGGCGAACCTGACAAAAGTAGACCGCGACTATTTCTGGGAACGTCAGTTTCTCAACCCTTATGCCTTTGAGGGTACGGCTCTATCTTAA
- a CDS encoding helix-turn-helix transcriptional regulator: MNQQLQADYQTKLINEHEAADYIGHSVRALQNWRVRGGGPLFVKISGRSIRYRRCDLNAWIEAKLVRSTSDVCGKAANDA; this comes from the coding sequence GTGAACCAGCAACTACAAGCAGACTACCAAACTAAACTCATCAACGAGCATGAAGCGGCTGACTATATAGGCCACAGCGTCCGTGCCTTGCAGAACTGGCGGGTGCGGGGCGGCGGGCCCCTGTTCGTTAAAATCTCAGGCCGGTCAATCCGCTACCGCCGCTGTGACCTGAATGCATGGATTGAGGCTAAACTGGTTCGTAGCACTTCCGATGTATGCGGGAAGGCAGCGAACGATGCATAA
- a CDS encoding YcjF family protein produces MVDKVDDAVEETLSEESVDTTPMEIVKKNMLWSGGAGLLPIPLVEFVAVSGLQIKLIKELSDHYGVPFRQDLAKSIVFSLVGSLGGMKLAQVLATSSLRAIPVVGPVISALSLPAMSAGVAYAIGKVFIAHYETGGTLLTFDAEKMKSHFKSFYEEGVKKAGALKDKMKSSKAQPSKAAAAT; encoded by the coding sequence ATGGTTGATAAAGTGGATGATGCTGTAGAAGAAACTCTTTCTGAAGAGAGTGTTGATACCACTCCGATGGAAATTGTGAAAAAAAATATGTTGTGGTCTGGGGGCGCAGGACTTTTGCCTATTCCACTCGTGGAGTTTGTAGCTGTTTCAGGACTTCAGATAAAGCTAATTAAAGAATTGTCTGACCATTACGGCGTGCCATTTCGTCAGGACTTGGCAAAGTCTATTGTGTTCTCATTGGTTGGTTCCCTTGGTGGAATGAAGCTTGCGCAGGTTTTAGCGACGAGTTCTTTGCGCGCCATCCCTGTTGTAGGGCCTGTTATCTCTGCTCTTTCTTTGCCTGCAATGTCTGCTGGTGTTGCTTATGCGATTGGTAAAGTGTTCATCGCACACTATGAAACTGGCGGCACATTATTGACGTTTGATGCAGAAAAGATGAAAAGCCATTTTAAATCCTTTTATGAAGAAGGCGTGAAAAAAGCTGGGGCGCTTAAGGATAAAATGAAATCATCTAAAGCACAGCCTTCAAAAGCCGCTGCTGCCACATAA
- a CDS encoding DUF3987 domain-containing protein — translation MTGNVPERHPTLGVPSKIYPYRNEKGDMVAAVYRFDTVNTVNSVNSVNNGVERYTPLKAVATGTGNNALDRYAPFNTGIQGGISAHNHNNGKKEIRPYCLIAHDWVRPVKPLLYDLETISSDRSRPVILVEGEKCVDALSKLGFLATTSMGGSNAAHFTDWSPLRGRDIIIWPDNDEPGQKYAASVAELCLQAGAASLAIVDLSPATIKRALGEGYAAPPIAVMTGEDRSSPVYTGLTKGWDAADAVVEGWGKKHIETLLSYATAYENRSGPVSANDNDHNNWPAPDMTILDREAPPPAFPLEIFPPALADWVIKTARSKSSPIDYVAATVLTGCASLIGSSRRVSPWVGWKEPIILWSMLVGSPSAGKSPAMDPVLSVLCTIEGDSLTDHAEALRLYETNKMEADLVRSAWERKAKDAVDAGGSPPILPVAAKAPDMPVRKRLTVRDATIEALLAALKGQPKGLLMVRDELAGWFASFDRYSGSKGGDRALWLEAYGGRPYTLDRVKNGGTPFHIPSLAIAVIGGIQPDRLQSCLLKGDDDGLRPYQV, via the coding sequence ATGACCGGTAATGTACCAGAGAGGCACCCCACCCTTGGGGTGCCATCAAAGATATACCCGTACCGGAATGAGAAGGGTGACATGGTGGCAGCGGTTTACCGGTTCGATACGGTTAATACCGTTAATAGCGTTAATAGCGTTAATAACGGTGTTGAACGGTATACACCGTTAAAAGCAGTCGCGACCGGTACTGGTAATAACGCTCTCGACCGTTATGCACCGTTCAACACCGGTATTCAGGGGGGTATTAGTGCCCATAACCACAATAACGGTAAGAAAGAAATCAGGCCATACTGCCTTATCGCTCATGACTGGGTTAGACCGGTAAAACCGTTATTATATGACCTTGAGACTATTAGTAGCGACCGGTCGCGACCGGTGATACTGGTGGAAGGTGAAAAGTGTGTTGATGCTTTAAGCAAGCTTGGCTTCCTTGCCACCACCAGTATGGGTGGTTCAAATGCTGCCCACTTTACTGACTGGAGCCCTTTAAGGGGTAGAGATATTATTATCTGGCCTGATAACGATGAACCGGGCCAAAAGTATGCGGCAAGTGTGGCTGAACTTTGTTTGCAGGCGGGAGCCGCAAGCCTTGCCATTGTTGATCTGAGCCCTGCCACCATAAAAAGAGCCCTAGGTGAAGGTTATGCTGCCCCCCCTATAGCAGTGATGACCGGTGAAGACCGTTCATCACCGGTATATACCGGTCTAACAAAAGGCTGGGATGCGGCTGATGCTGTGGTAGAAGGGTGGGGAAAAAAGCATATAGAAACGCTTTTATCGTATGCAACCGCTTATGAAAACCGGTCGGGACCGGTGAGCGCCAATGATAACGATCATAACAATTGGCCTGCCCCTGATATGACCATTCTTGACAGGGAAGCACCGCCGCCCGCGTTCCCGCTTGAGATATTCCCGCCAGCCCTTGCTGACTGGGTTATCAAAACCGCCCGGTCAAAATCATCTCCTATTGATTATGTGGCAGCAACTGTTCTAACTGGGTGCGCCTCTTTGATCGGCAGTAGCCGCAGAGTCTCCCCTTGGGTGGGCTGGAAAGAGCCAATTATTTTATGGTCCATGCTGGTTGGCAGCCCTTCAGCAGGAAAAAGCCCGGCCATGGACCCGGTTCTCTCGGTCCTATGCACAATTGAAGGCGATAGTCTTACAGACCACGCCGAGGCGCTTCGCCTTTATGAAACCAACAAGATGGAAGCAGACCTTGTACGCTCCGCATGGGAGCGGAAGGCAAAAGACGCCGTAGATGCAGGCGGAAGTCCACCAATATTACCGGTTGCGGCAAAAGCACCCGATATGCCGGTTAGAAAGCGACTGACAGTGCGGGATGCTACTATTGAGGCCTTGCTGGCAGCTCTTAAGGGCCAGCCAAAGGGCTTGCTCATGGTACGCGACGAGCTCGCGGGCTGGTTTGCAAGTTTTGACCGCTATTCAGGCAGCAAAGGCGGGGACCGGGCTTTATGGTTAGAGGCATATGGCGGCAGGCCTTATACACTTGATAGGGTTAAGAATGGCGGTACGCCCTTCCATATACCAAGCCTTGCGATCGCCGTGATTGGCGGCATTCAGCCAGATAGGCTGCAATCTTGCCTGCTTAAAGGCGATGATGACGGCCTTAGACCTTATCAGGTTTAA
- a CDS encoding prohibitin family protein → MSSEAPEDLEGQDKVDGENADSKAVMNEKSKPLNKFFDRFRTGLVLSTLLMLFVVTFFWQTVVVFNHPGQQGVYWSRFFGGTSDRYLGEGAHFKFPWDEIAQYDMRLQEAGGDLVLLSKDGMEMDVKWSIRFRPEPNELPELHRALGPDYAHRVVIPEAISSLRQVLGNYRAEEIFAYDEASLVTQLSKNAGHKFDNYPVFVKNILLLQLQLPKDMAEGIVNKLLFEQEMLAYDYRLQAAQHEKDRLKIEAEGLKQFEEISNIPMLQWKGIDATVELAKSPNSKIIVIGTDSKELPLLLNSGK, encoded by the coding sequence ATGTCCAGTGAGGCTCCCGAAGACTTAGAAGGCCAAGATAAAGTTGATGGAGAAAATGCCGACTCTAAGGCTGTGATGAATGAAAAATCCAAGCCGCTGAATAAATTCTTTGATAGGTTTCGTACAGGCCTCGTTTTATCAACATTGTTGATGCTTTTTGTGGTGACATTTTTCTGGCAAACAGTTGTTGTCTTTAATCACCCAGGACAGCAGGGGGTTTATTGGAGCCGGTTCTTTGGTGGTACATCGGACCGCTATCTTGGTGAAGGAGCTCACTTTAAATTTCCATGGGATGAAATTGCCCAATATGATATGCGCCTTCAGGAGGCGGGTGGGGATTTGGTGCTGTTATCCAAAGATGGTATGGAAATGGATGTGAAATGGTCCATTCGTTTTCGCCCCGAACCCAATGAGTTGCCAGAGCTTCATAGAGCTTTGGGGCCTGATTATGCACACAGGGTTGTTATTCCAGAAGCGATTTCATCGCTTCGTCAGGTGCTGGGTAATTACCGCGCCGAGGAAATATTTGCGTATGATGAGGCATCGCTCGTAACGCAATTATCAAAAAATGCTGGCCATAAATTTGATAATTACCCTGTTTTTGTAAAAAATATTCTTTTGCTACAGTTGCAGTTACCTAAAGATATGGCCGAAGGGATTGTGAATAAATTGCTGTTTGAGCAAGAGATGCTTGCTTATGATTACCGCTTACAGGCTGCTCAGCACGAGAAAGACCGCCTGAAAATTGAAGCGGAAGGTCTGAAACAGTTTGAAGAAATCAGTAATATTCCAATGTTGCAATGGAAAGGTATTGACGCGACTGTTGAATTAGCAAAATCGCCGAATTCAAAAATCATTGTCATTGGTACAGACTCCAAAGAACTGCCTTTGCTGTTAAATTCTGGCAAATAA
- a CDS encoding IS3 family transposase (programmed frameshift), whose translation MSSHRVLFTKEFKEEAVRLALTSDRQRQDIASDLGIGKSTLCRWVSQHRHSVQPDAVSDDKDKELALLRREVQLLKAERDLLKKATALFAPGKSVRFSLIDAKRACLPVERACLLLNVSMSGYYAWKKRSVSKRQRDDMVLLVHIRSYFRQSNDTYGSPRMAAELQACGFSVGRRRVARLMKETGLQARQKRRFKCTTDSHHDNPVFPNLLEQDFTASAPDRKWGVDISYIWTMEGWLYLAVVIDLYARRVVGWATSNRLKKELALEALDKAFILRQPPPGLIHHSDRGSQYCSYEYRKRLKKYRMTGSMSAKGNCYDNAVVETFFKTIKTELVWRTSFATRKEATNMIAHYIDDFYNPRRRHSTLGYISPIQFESMTG comes from the exons ATGTCTTCACATCGAGTATTGTTTACAAAAGAATTTAAGGAAGAAGCAGTTCGTCTTGCGTTAACGAGTGATCGTCAGCGACAGGATATTGCCTCAGATTTGGGCATAGGTAAATCCACTCTTTGCCGCTGGGTTAGCCAGCATCGTCATTCAGTCCAGCCGGATGCTGTTTCAGATGACAAGGATAAGGAGCTTGCCCTTCTGCGACGGGAAGTTCAACTTCTGAAGGCAGAACGCGATTTATTAAAAAAGGCTACAGCTCTTTTCGCCC CGGGAAAGTCGGTGAGGTTTTCCCTTATTGATGCGAAGAGGGCCTGTCTGCCTGTTGAGCGTGCCTGTTTGTTGCTGAATGTCAGTATGAGTGGTTATTATGCCTGGAAGAAGAGGTCTGTCAGCAAGCGACAGCGCGATGATATGGTGTTGCTTGTCCATATACGCAGCTATTTTCGCCAGTCAAACGATACGTATGGCAGTCCCCGTATGGCAGCAGAGTTGCAAGCATGTGGGTTTTCTGTTGGCCGTCGGCGTGTTGCCCGTCTGATGAAAGAGACTGGCCTGCAAGCCAGACAAAAAAGGCGGTTCAAATGCACAACAGATAGCCATCATGATAATCCCGTGTTTCCTAACTTGCTGGAGCAAGATTTTACAGCTTCTGCGCCAGACAGGAAATGGGGTGTTGATATCAGTTATATCTGGACAATGGAAGGTTGGCTCTATCTGGCAGTTGTCATTGACCTTTATGCCCGTCGTGTTGTTGGCTGGGCCACAAGCAACAGGCTAAAAAAGGAGCTGGCCCTTGAAGCTCTGGACAAGGCTTTCATCCTCAGACAACCGCCTCCCGGCCTGATCCATCACAGCGACAGGGGCAGTCAATATTGCTCATACGAGTATCGCAAGCGTCTGAAAAAATACCGTATGACCGGCTCTATGTCAGCCAAGGGAAATTGCTATGATAATGCCGTGGTGGAGACATTCTTTAAAACCATTAAAACTGAACTTGTCTGGCGCACAAGTTTTGCAACACGAAAGGAAGCTACAAATATGATTGCACACTATATCGATGACTTCTATAATCCCAGACGCCGTCACTCAACTTTGGGATACATAAGCCCCATACAGTTCGAAAGTATGACCGGCTAA
- a CDS encoding helix-turn-helix domain-containing protein — protein sequence MAQKTYSAYTKDATRLLGATIRAERKQRKMTEQELADRTGVSRSFIKRLEKGDMSCTLGSAFEAAHVLGIQLFDMGPSRLASELQRTEEKLTLLPKAIRQKTKVIDDDF from the coding sequence ATGGCTCAAAAAACATACTCAGCTTATACAAAAGACGCGACGCGCCTGCTGGGCGCTACCATTCGTGCCGAACGCAAACAGCGAAAAATGACAGAGCAAGAGCTTGCTGATCGGACTGGGGTTTCCCGTAGTTTCATCAAGAGGCTGGAAAAAGGCGATATGTCTTGCACGCTAGGGTCCGCCTTTGAGGCCGCTCACGTTCTCGGTATACAGCTTTTTGATATGGGGCCTAGTCGTCTTGCAAGTGAACTACAAAGGACAGAGGAAAAGCTGACCTTACTTCCTAAAGCCATTCGTCAGAAAACAAAGGTGATCGACGATGACTTCTGA
- a CDS encoding MSMEG_1061 family FMN-dependent PPOX-type flavoprotein produces MKDTDPYKVDTLEKLRDIYDQPNPIVVKTKLDFLHNYMVDYVGRCPFVAISSYSETGLDVSPRGGQPGFVKVFDRKTLLLGDWPGNNKLESMTNIIQTGRCGMLFLIPTMDLFFRINGAASITQDPDVLKLLIEHNKEPKTAIKVIVNEAYFHCGKAFKRSSLWKPDSWQEVTGFPMVGKVISDLSKVAEYTPDQLEELYQHALKEELY; encoded by the coding sequence ATGAAAGATACTGACCCGTATAAGGTTGATACTCTTGAAAAATTACGTGATATTTATGATCAACCCAATCCTATAGTTGTCAAAACGAAACTGGATTTTCTTCATAACTACATGGTTGACTACGTTGGTCGGTGTCCATTTGTTGCTATTTCTTCATATTCGGAAACCGGCTTGGATGTTTCACCAAGAGGAGGGCAGCCTGGGTTTGTTAAAGTATTTGATCGGAAGACGCTTCTTCTTGGTGATTGGCCCGGAAATAATAAACTGGAATCTATGACTAATATCATCCAGACAGGCCGGTGCGGAATGCTCTTCTTGATCCCGACCATGGACCTTTTTTTTCGTATAAACGGCGCGGCCAGTATTACGCAGGATCCTGATGTTTTGAAGCTCTTAATAGAGCACAATAAAGAGCCTAAAACTGCAATAAAAGTAATCGTTAATGAAGCGTATTTCCACTGCGGAAAAGCTTTTAAACGCTCCTCCTTATGGAAGCCAGATAGCTGGCAAGAAGTAACAGGTTTCCCTATGGTCGGGAAAGTTATTAGCGATCTTTCGAAAGTGGCAGAGTATACACCAGACCAACTGGAAGAATTATACCAGCATGCCCTGAAAGAAGAATTGTATTAA